A window of the Brassica napus cultivar Da-Ae chromosome A2, Da-Ae, whole genome shotgun sequence genome harbors these coding sequences:
- the LOC106420971 gene encoding protein NUCLEAR FUSION DEFECTIVE 6, mitochondrial-like, producing MAANGVRRALKLSGKTLFGRSSAASSSGPSVGKSAGFFFANESSSSTSSRSSLRRLTSSRVPVELSAGVSLLPLHSVTASALLTSLLSLSNQSWGCLSEGFGTTL from the exons ATGGCGGCCAACGGCGTGAGAAGGGCCCTTAAGCTATCAGGAAAAACACTCTTCGGTCGTTCTTCAGCAGCATCATCTTCTGGTCCGAGTGTCGGAAAATCAGCAGGATTCTTTTTCGCGAATGAATCATCGTCATCTACTTCATCTCGCTCCTCACTTCGCAGGCTCACATCCTCCAG GGTCCCTGTTGAGCTGAGTGCAGGGGTTTCGCTTTTACCTTTACATAGCGTTACTGCTTCAGCTTTACTCACTTCGTTGCTGTCTCTTAGCAATCAAAGCTGGGGTTGCTTGTCTGAAG GATTTGGAACGACACTATAA
- the LOC125574767 gene encoding beta carbonic anhydrase 4 isoform X1 — translation MAPTFGKCFTFCCAKTSPEGDEMATESYEAAIKGLNDLLSKKTDLGNVAAEKIKVLTQELKELDSSNNDAVERIKSGFTHFKTEKYLKNDALFSDLAKGQSPKFLVFACSDSRVCPSHILNFQPGEAFVVRNIANMVPPFDQKRHSGVGAAVEYAVVHLKVENIVVIGHSCCGGIKGLMSIEDDAAPTQSDFIENWVKIGAPARNKIKEENQDLSYDDQCNKCEKEAVNVSLGNLLSYPFVRAAVVKNTLAIRGAHYNFVKGTFDLWELDFKTTPAYAFS, via the exons ATGGCTCCCACATTCGGCAAATGTTTCACGTTCTGCTGTGCAAAGACCTCTCCC gaaGGAGACGAAATGGCCACGGAATCTTACGAAGCCGCCATCAAAGGACTTAATGATCTTCTCAG TAAGAAAACAGATCTGGGGAACGTCGCCGCGGAGAAGATCAAAGTGTTGACGCAGGAGCTCAAGGAGCTTGATTCCTCCAACAACGACGCCGTTGAACGAATCAAATCCGGTTTCACCCACTTCAAAACCGAAAAATACTT gAAGAATGATGCACTGTTCAGTGATCTCGCCAAGGGTCAGAGCCCAAAG ttTCTGGTATTCGCTTGTTCGGATTCTCGAGTTTGTCCATCTCACATTTTGAATTTCCAACCTGGTGAGGCCTTTGTCGTCAGAAACATTGCTAACATGGTTCCACCTTTCGACCAG AAGAGACATTCTGGAGTTGGTGCCGCCGTTGAATACGCAGTTGTACATCTCAAG GTGGAGAACATTGTGGTGATAGGCCATAGCTGTTGTGGTGGTATCAAGGGACTCATGTCCATTGAAGATGATGCTGCACCAACTCAGAG TGACTTCATAGAGAACTGGGTGAAGATAGGTGCACCAGCAAGGAACAAGATCAAGGAAGAAAATCAAGACCTAAGCTACGACGATCAATGCAACAAGTGTGAGAAG GAAGCTGTGAATGTGTCGCTTGGGAACTTGCTTTCGTACCCATTTGTGAGAGCTGCAGTAGTGAAGAACACACTTGCTATAAGAGGAGCTCACTACAATTTCGTCAAAGGAACATTTGATCTTTGGGAGCTCGATTTCAAGACCACCCCTGCTTATGCCTTCTCTTGA
- the LOC125574767 gene encoding beta carbonic anhydrase 4 isoform X2 has translation MATESYEAAIKGLNDLLSKKTDLGNVAAEKIKVLTQELKELDSSNNDAVERIKSGFTHFKTEKYLKNDALFSDLAKGQSPKFLVFACSDSRVCPSHILNFQPGEAFVVRNIANMVPPFDQKRHSGVGAAVEYAVVHLKVENIVVIGHSCCGGIKGLMSIEDDAAPTQSDFIENWVKIGAPARNKIKEENQDLSYDDQCNKCEKEAVNVSLGNLLSYPFVRAAVVKNTLAIRGAHYNFVKGTFDLWELDFKTTPAYAFS, from the exons ATGGCCACGGAATCTTACGAAGCCGCCATCAAAGGACTTAATGATCTTCTCAG TAAGAAAACAGATCTGGGGAACGTCGCCGCGGAGAAGATCAAAGTGTTGACGCAGGAGCTCAAGGAGCTTGATTCCTCCAACAACGACGCCGTTGAACGAATCAAATCCGGTTTCACCCACTTCAAAACCGAAAAATACTT gAAGAATGATGCACTGTTCAGTGATCTCGCCAAGGGTCAGAGCCCAAAG ttTCTGGTATTCGCTTGTTCGGATTCTCGAGTTTGTCCATCTCACATTTTGAATTTCCAACCTGGTGAGGCCTTTGTCGTCAGAAACATTGCTAACATGGTTCCACCTTTCGACCAG AAGAGACATTCTGGAGTTGGTGCCGCCGTTGAATACGCAGTTGTACATCTCAAG GTGGAGAACATTGTGGTGATAGGCCATAGCTGTTGTGGTGGTATCAAGGGACTCATGTCCATTGAAGATGATGCTGCACCAACTCAGAG TGACTTCATAGAGAACTGGGTGAAGATAGGTGCACCAGCAAGGAACAAGATCAAGGAAGAAAATCAAGACCTAAGCTACGACGATCAATGCAACAAGTGTGAGAAG GAAGCTGTGAATGTGTCGCTTGGGAACTTGCTTTCGTACCCATTTGTGAGAGCTGCAGTAGTGAAGAACACACTTGCTATAAGAGGAGCTCACTACAATTTCGTCAAAGGAACATTTGATCTTTGGGAGCTCGATTTCAAGACCACCCCTGCTTATGCCTTCTCTTGA